In Horticoccus luteus, the following proteins share a genomic window:
- a CDS encoding sigma-70 family RNA polymerase sigma factor has translation MGTIQKYVHQSEAERMSTKAQEVAFDRLLVDRFKGGDQSAFDEMVSRYWDRIYSMVNQLLRNSQDAEEVTQDAFIRAHRGLVNFRGESAFSTWLYQIATNLARNRYWYWWRRKRDKSVSIDAPFGADNDMTLADVIPAEVETPDDITVTQEFIDRIGVGMQRISVKHREILVLRNVKNMSYEEIAAVLGISIGTVKSRIARARESLRSKLGEDFK, from the coding sequence TTGGGAACAATTCAAAAATATGTCCATCAGAGCGAGGCTGAACGTATGTCAACCAAAGCTCAGGAAGTAGCGTTCGATCGATTGCTCGTGGACCGCTTCAAAGGCGGGGATCAATCCGCCTTCGACGAGATGGTCTCCCGTTACTGGGATCGCATCTATTCGATGGTCAACCAGCTGCTGCGTAACTCCCAAGATGCGGAGGAGGTGACGCAGGATGCCTTCATCCGCGCCCATCGCGGGTTGGTTAACTTCCGCGGTGAATCAGCCTTTTCGACGTGGCTGTATCAGATCGCCACGAACCTCGCGCGCAACCGGTATTGGTATTGGTGGCGGCGGAAGCGCGATAAATCCGTTTCCATCGACGCCCCGTTTGGCGCCGATAACGACATGACACTCGCCGACGTGATTCCGGCCGAGGTGGAGACACCGGACGATATTACTGTGACGCAGGAGTTCATCGATCGAATCGGCGTCGGCATGCAGCGGATCAGCGTCAAGCACCGTGAAATTTTGGTTCTGCGGAACGTCAAAAATATGTCCTATGAAGAAATCGCCGCCGTCCTCGGCATTTCCATCGGAACCGTTAAAAGCCGGATCGCGCGCGCCCGGGAGAGCCTGCG